In a single window of the Arachis hypogaea cultivar Tifrunner chromosome 6, arahy.Tifrunner.gnm2.J5K5, whole genome shotgun sequence genome:
- the LOC112755949 gene encoding strigolactones hydrolase CXE15-like, whose protein sequence is MGSLPNIVEDCMGFLKLYSDGSIFRSNDIKFHETPIEDDTVSFKDCLYDKKFNLFLRLYKPQSNNNVVRNSKLPVVMFFRGGGFCFGSRTWPHVHNCCMRLASGLKAVVVTPDYRLAPEHRLPAAVEDAVEAVRWLQKQALSVCGDAWLSNGDVDFDRVFIVGDSSGGNIAHHLAVRFRPGSKEIKPIRVRGYVLLAPFFGGVVRTKSEEGPSEHMLTLDLLDRFWRLSLPVGENRDHPFANPFGVCGNNLRELKLDPMLVMVGGNELLKDRAQDYANKLKESGKNIEYVEFEGCQHGFFTHHSYSQVANQVIQILTRFMFQLN, encoded by the exons atgGGTTCTCTTCCGAACATAGTAGAGGACTGCATGGGGTTCCTCAAACTCTACAGTGACGGTTCCATTTTTCGATCCAACGACATTAAATTCCACGAAACTCCAATCGAAGACGACACCGTTTCATTTAAAGACTGTCTTTACGACAAAAAGTTTAACCTCTTTCTCCGCCTCTACAAGCCTCAGTCCAACAACAACGTTGTTAGAAATTCGAAGCTGCCTGTGGTGATGTTCTTCCGAGGTGGAGGCTTCTGTTTTGGGTCACGCACGTGGCCGCACGTGCACAACTGCTGCATGCGCCTCGCATCGGGGCTAAAGGCGGTGGTGGTCACGCCGGATTACAGGCTGGCGCCGGAGCACCGGCTACCTGCGGCGGTGGAGGACGCCGTGGAGGCGGTGAGGTGGCTGCAAAAGCAGGCCCTGAGTGTTTGTGGCGATGCATGGCTGAGTAACGGTGACGTTGACTTTGACCGCGTTTTTATAGTGGGTGACTCGAGTGGCGGGAACATTGCGCACCACCTAGCGGTTCGGTTCAGACCCGGTTCGAAGGAGATTAAACCGATTCGAGTACGAGGTTACGTGCTGTTGGCGCCATTTTTTGGCGGGGTTGTTCGGACCAAGTCCGAGGAGGGTCCATCGGAGCACATGCTCACTCTTGACTTACTTGACAG ATTTTGGAGGCTTTCGCTGCCTGTTGGAGAGAACAGAGACCATCCATTTGCAAATCCATTTGGAGTTTGTGGAAATAATCTTAGAGAATTGAAGCTTGATCCTATGCTTGTTATGGTTGGTGGTAATGAATTGCTTAAGGATAGGGCACAAGATTATGCAAACAAGTTAAAAGAATCCGGGAAGAACATTGAATATGTTGAGTTTGAAGGGTGCCAACATGGTTTTTTCACTCATCATTCGTACTCTCAAGTGGCAAATCAAGTCATCCAAATCCTTACAAGATTCATGTTTCAACTCAATTAA
- the LOC112755950 gene encoding D-lactate dehydrogenase [cytochrome], mitochondrial isoform X2: protein MSNFSSWFSRLRSSSNYFYRTIHNITTHSNATNVLTSHRPRMTWTGSVLPLAVAVCGASFALHPHFNPSLCDASVPSDAINNSFGGKGSTQYAVKGSHKEFPQELLHELKLICQDNLSLDYDERYHHGKPQNSFHKAVNIPDVIVYPRSEEEVSKIVKSCNDYKVPIVPYGGATSIEGHTLSPHGGVCIDMSLMKRVKALHVDDMDVIVEPGIGWMELNEYLEPYGLFFPLDPGPGASIGGMCATRCSGSLAVRYGTMRDNVISLKVVLANGDIVKTASRARKSAAGYDLTRLVIGSEGTLGVVTEVTLRLQKIPQHSVVAMCNFPSVKDAADVAIATMMSGIQVKAINVANGKNFPECPTLMFEFIGTEAYAREQTQIVRGIVSKHNGSDFVFAEEPEAKKELWKVRKEALWACFAMEPNMEAMISDVCVPLSHLADLISRSKKELDASPLVCTVIAHAGDGNFHTVILFDPSREEHRKEAERLNSFMVHAALSLEGTCTGEHGVGTGKMKYLEEELGVEALRTMKKIKQVLDPNNIMNPGKLIPPHVCL, encoded by the exons ATGTCAAATTTCTCGTCGTGGTTCTCTCGCTTGCGCTCTTCTTCCAACTACTTCTATCGCACTATCCATAATATAACAACTCACTCGAATGCAACCAATGTGCTGACCTCACACCGTCCAAGGATGACGTGGACAGGTTCCGTGCTTCCTCTTGCGGTGGCTGTATGCGGTGCTTCATTTGCGCTTCATCCGCACTTCAATCCTTCCTTGTGTGACGCCTCTGTTCCCTCTGATGCCATTAACAACAG CTTTGGGGGCAAAGGTAGCACCCAGTATGCCGTTAAGGGATCACACAAAGAATTTCCGCAGGAGCTTCTCCACGAATTGAAACTCATCTGTCAG GATAACTTATCACTTGATTATGATGAAAGATACCACCATGGAAAACCACAAAACAGCTTTCATAAGGCTGTTAATATCCCAGATGTTATCGTTTATCCAAG ATCTGAAGAAGAAGTTTCCAAGATTGTAAAATCATGTAACGACTATAAG GTTCCTATTGTACCTTATGGTGGAGCTACATCAATTGAGGGTCACACCTTATCGCCTCACGGAGGGGTTTGCATTGACATGTCATTAATGAAA AGAGTGAAGGCATTACATGTTGATGACATGGATGTCATTGTTGAGCCTGGAATTGGATGGATGGAACTTAATGAGTATTTGGAACCTTATGGTCTATTTTTTCCACTTGATCCAG GTCCTGGTGCAAGCATTGGAGGCATGTGTGCTACACGCTGCTCTGGGTCTTTAGCTGTGAG ATATGGAACTATGCGTGATAATGTGATCAGTCTCAAG GTAGTTCTTGCCAATGGAGATATTGTGAAGACTGCATCTCGTGCTAGAAAGAGTGCTGCAGG GTATGACCTGACCCGTTTGGTGATTGGAAGTGAAGGAACACTTGGTGTTGTTACAGAAGTAACACTAAGACTTCAGAAAATTCCCCAGCATTCAGTG GTTGCCATGTGCAATTTCCCTTCTGTTAAGGATGCAGCAGATGTTGCTATTGCCACTATGATGTCTGGTATACAG GTGAAAGCCATCAATGTTGCTAATGGGAAGAATTTCCCTGAATGTCCAACGTTAATGTTTGAATTTATAGGAACAG AGGCATATGCACGTGAGCAAACACAAATTGTTCGGGGAATTGTTTCTAAGCACAATGGATCGGACTTTGTATTCGCGGAAGAACCTGAAGCTAAAAAAGAACTTTGGAAG GTAAGGAAGGAGGCACTTTGGGCTTGTTTTGCAATGGAACCTAATATGGAGGCAATGATTTCG gATGTATGTGTTCCCTTATCTCACCTTGCTGATTTAATTTCAAGGTCTAAAAAGGAGTTGGATGCATCACCACTGGTTTG CACGGTAATTGCTCATGCTGGGGACGGTAATTTCCACACGGTAATTCTCTTTGACCCTAGCCGAGAAGAACATCGGAAGGAGGCAGAGAGACTCAACAGCTTTATGGTTCATGCTGCTTTGTCATTGGAAG GAACTTGTACCGGTGAACATGGTGTTGGAACTGGGAAAATGAAG TACCTTGAAGAAGAACTGGGAGTGGAAGCATTAAGGACaatgaagaaaataaaacaagTGTTAGATCCCAACAATATCATGAATCCCGGAAAGCTCATCCCTCCCCATGTTTGCTTGTAA
- the LOC112755950 gene encoding D-lactate dehydrogenase [cytochrome], mitochondrial isoform X1: MSNFSSWFSRLRSSSNYFYRTIHNITTHSNATNVLTSHRPRMTWTGSVLPLAVAVCGASFALHPHFNPSLCDASVPSDAINNSFGGKGSTQYAVKGSHKEFPQELLHELKLICQDNLSLDYDERYHHGKPQNSFHKAVNIPDVIVYPRSEEEVSKIVKSCNDYKVPIVPYGGATSIEGHTLSPHGGVCIDMSLMKRVKALHVDDMDVIVEPGIGWMELNEYLEPYGLFFPLDPGPGASIGGMCATRCSGSLAVRYGTMRDNVISLKVVLANGDIVKTASRARKSAAGYDLTRLVIGSEGTLGVVTEVTLRLQKIPQHSVVAMCNFPSVKDAADVAIATMMSGIQVSRVELLDEVQVKAINVANGKNFPECPTLMFEFIGTEAYAREQTQIVRGIVSKHNGSDFVFAEEPEAKKELWKVRKEALWACFAMEPNMEAMISDVCVPLSHLADLISRSKKELDASPLVCTVIAHAGDGNFHTVILFDPSREEHRKEAERLNSFMVHAALSLEGTCTGEHGVGTGKMKYLEEELGVEALRTMKKIKQVLDPNNIMNPGKLIPPHVCL; the protein is encoded by the exons ATGTCAAATTTCTCGTCGTGGTTCTCTCGCTTGCGCTCTTCTTCCAACTACTTCTATCGCACTATCCATAATATAACAACTCACTCGAATGCAACCAATGTGCTGACCTCACACCGTCCAAGGATGACGTGGACAGGTTCCGTGCTTCCTCTTGCGGTGGCTGTATGCGGTGCTTCATTTGCGCTTCATCCGCACTTCAATCCTTCCTTGTGTGACGCCTCTGTTCCCTCTGATGCCATTAACAACAG CTTTGGGGGCAAAGGTAGCACCCAGTATGCCGTTAAGGGATCACACAAAGAATTTCCGCAGGAGCTTCTCCACGAATTGAAACTCATCTGTCAG GATAACTTATCACTTGATTATGATGAAAGATACCACCATGGAAAACCACAAAACAGCTTTCATAAGGCTGTTAATATCCCAGATGTTATCGTTTATCCAAG ATCTGAAGAAGAAGTTTCCAAGATTGTAAAATCATGTAACGACTATAAG GTTCCTATTGTACCTTATGGTGGAGCTACATCAATTGAGGGTCACACCTTATCGCCTCACGGAGGGGTTTGCATTGACATGTCATTAATGAAA AGAGTGAAGGCATTACATGTTGATGACATGGATGTCATTGTTGAGCCTGGAATTGGATGGATGGAACTTAATGAGTATTTGGAACCTTATGGTCTATTTTTTCCACTTGATCCAG GTCCTGGTGCAAGCATTGGAGGCATGTGTGCTACACGCTGCTCTGGGTCTTTAGCTGTGAG ATATGGAACTATGCGTGATAATGTGATCAGTCTCAAG GTAGTTCTTGCCAATGGAGATATTGTGAAGACTGCATCTCGTGCTAGAAAGAGTGCTGCAGG GTATGACCTGACCCGTTTGGTGATTGGAAGTGAAGGAACACTTGGTGTTGTTACAGAAGTAACACTAAGACTTCAGAAAATTCCCCAGCATTCAGTG GTTGCCATGTGCAATTTCCCTTCTGTTAAGGATGCAGCAGATGTTGCTATTGCCACTATGATGTCTGGTATACAG GTGTCAAGAGTTGAGTTATTGGATGAAGTTCAGGTGAAAGCCATCAATGTTGCTAATGGGAAGAATTTCCCTGAATGTCCAACGTTAATGTTTGAATTTATAGGAACAG AGGCATATGCACGTGAGCAAACACAAATTGTTCGGGGAATTGTTTCTAAGCACAATGGATCGGACTTTGTATTCGCGGAAGAACCTGAAGCTAAAAAAGAACTTTGGAAG GTAAGGAAGGAGGCACTTTGGGCTTGTTTTGCAATGGAACCTAATATGGAGGCAATGATTTCG gATGTATGTGTTCCCTTATCTCACCTTGCTGATTTAATTTCAAGGTCTAAAAAGGAGTTGGATGCATCACCACTGGTTTG CACGGTAATTGCTCATGCTGGGGACGGTAATTTCCACACGGTAATTCTCTTTGACCCTAGCCGAGAAGAACATCGGAAGGAGGCAGAGAGACTCAACAGCTTTATGGTTCATGCTGCTTTGTCATTGGAAG GAACTTGTACCGGTGAACATGGTGTTGGAACTGGGAAAATGAAG TACCTTGAAGAAGAACTGGGAGTGGAAGCATTAAGGACaatgaagaaaataaaacaagTGTTAGATCCCAACAATATCATGAATCCCGGAAAGCTCATCCCTCCCCATGTTTGCTTGTAA
- the LOC112755951 gene encoding probable E3 ubiquitin-protein ligase BAH1-like isoform X2, with protein MKFGCLFTEYLQEERELLDEKCAHIEYVRLKKVLKSCQTCKPLHSSSSSSSPSLVSDLPNHQLCQCQSCPVCDQKFFSELMKEASDIVGFFGSRVKHLLDLHVASGMQRYVLRLRQCFKNDSGRDCCELNGVYGHFKCDLNVSDAVMTLILPDSIKLEYNLTCAICLDLVFNPYALGCGHIFCKSCACSAASVMMFQGLKAASPESKCPICREDGVYPKKVRMLELGLLMKRRYNDYWKERLLSERNNMVKQSKEYWNMQSAYALGLH; from the exons ATGAAATTCGGGTGCTTGTTCACGGAGTATCTGCAGGAAGAGAGGGAGTTGTTGGATGAGAAATGCGCGCACATTGAATATGTGAGGTTGAAGAAAGTTCTCAAGAGCTGCCAGACCTGCAAACCATtgcactcttcttcttcttcttcttctccttcccttGTTTCTGATCTTCCTAACCATCAATTGTGCCAATGTCAATCCTGCCCAG TGTGTGATCAGAAGTTCTTCTCGGAGCTGATGAAGGAAGCATCAGATATAGTAGGGTTCTTCGGTTCAAGGGTTAAGCATCTTCTTGATCTTCATGTTGCGTCTGGAATGCAGAGATATGTATTGCGCCTACGACAGTGCTTTAAAAATGATAG TGGACGAGATTGTTGTGAACTCAATGGAGTGTATGGTCACTTTAAGTGTGATCTAAATGTTAGTGACGCTGTAATGACGTTGATTCTTCCAGATTCTATCAAGCTCGAGTATAATCTAACTTGCGCAATATGTCTG GATTTGGTTTTCAACCCCTATGCTTTGGGTTGTGGTCATATCTTCTGCAAGTCATGTGCCTGTTCAGCTGCCTCTGTGATGATGTTCCAAGGCCTTAAAGCTGCAAGTCCTGAGTCTAAGTGTCCCATATGCAGAGAG GATGGAGTTTATCCTAAGAAAGTACGCATGTTAGAACTTGGTCTACTAATGAAAAGAAG GTACAATGATTACTGGAAAGAGAGGCTACTTAGCGAACGAAACAACATGGTGAAGCAATCCAAAGAATACTGGAATATGCAGTCTGCATATGCACTTGGATTACACTAG
- the LOC112755951 gene encoding probable E3 ubiquitin-protein ligase BAH1-like isoform X1, with product MKFGCLFTEYLQEERELLDEKCAHIEYVRLKKVLKSCQTCKPLHSSSSSSSPSLVSDLPNHQLCQCQSCPVCDQKFFSELMKEASDIVGFFGSRVKHLLDLHVASGMQRYVLRLRQCFKNDRQALAQEGRILIEYIAMNAIAMRKILKKYDKVHSSVNGKNFKSKMHTEHIELLHTPWLIELGAFYLNSSGRDCCELNGVYGHFKCDLNVSDAVMTLILPDSIKLEYNLTCAICLDLVFNPYALGCGHIFCKSCACSAASVMMFQGLKAASPESKCPICREDGVYPKKVRMLELGLLMKRRYNDYWKERLLSERNNMVKQSKEYWNMQSAYALGLH from the exons ATGAAATTCGGGTGCTTGTTCACGGAGTATCTGCAGGAAGAGAGGGAGTTGTTGGATGAGAAATGCGCGCACATTGAATATGTGAGGTTGAAGAAAGTTCTCAAGAGCTGCCAGACCTGCAAACCATtgcactcttcttcttcttcttcttctccttcccttGTTTCTGATCTTCCTAACCATCAATTGTGCCAATGTCAATCCTGCCCAG TGTGTGATCAGAAGTTCTTCTCGGAGCTGATGAAGGAAGCATCAGATATAGTAGGGTTCTTCGGTTCAAGGGTTAAGCATCTTCTTGATCTTCATGTTGCGTCTGGAATGCAGAGATATGTATTGCGCCTACGACAGTGCTTTAAAAATGATAGGCAAGCCCTCGCACAAGAAGGGAGAATTTTAATTGAGTACATTGCAATGAATGCTATTGCCATGAGGAAAATACTTAAGAAATATGATAAA GTTCACAGCTCTGTGAATGGAAAGAATTTCAAATCTAAGATGCACACTGAGCACATTGAACTTTTACACACACCTTGGCTAATTGAATTGGGTGCTTTTTATCTGAATTCTAGTGGACGAGATTGTTGTGAACTCAATGGAGTGTATGGTCACTTTAAGTGTGATCTAAATGTTAGTGACGCTGTAATGACGTTGATTCTTCCAGATTCTATCAAGCTCGAGTATAATCTAACTTGCGCAATATGTCTG GATTTGGTTTTCAACCCCTATGCTTTGGGTTGTGGTCATATCTTCTGCAAGTCATGTGCCTGTTCAGCTGCCTCTGTGATGATGTTCCAAGGCCTTAAAGCTGCAAGTCCTGAGTCTAAGTGTCCCATATGCAGAGAG GATGGAGTTTATCCTAAGAAAGTACGCATGTTAGAACTTGGTCTACTAATGAAAAGAAG GTACAATGATTACTGGAAAGAGAGGCTACTTAGCGAACGAAACAACATGGTGAAGCAATCCAAAGAATACTGGAATATGCAGTCTGCATATGCACTTGGATTACACTAG
- the LOC112755953 gene encoding uncharacterized protein, giving the protein MAKTKASRTGKVPGKKGGISHSPDSDNQHVDGDWIIVKKQIVNILVPAAPCSKRTLMASPGPKDMHPMPPETASNHMQLPMETSTMYPSGNEPENTSLLTAPKEILDVRSGPPSIPKATSVKQPRVVNRINSQNPHQVSLMKSPKLLGLSNTSKAIKQPRTLLAPRRSCNLVISLNQGLRASNLERKLERAGGLTQWLTSLGLGQFVRIFQGKSLNKYQLVNLTMKKLKDMGANAVGPRRKLIHAIDCVCQPYCFEAL; this is encoded by the coding sequence ATGGCAAAGACAAAGGCAAGTCGCACAGGAAAAGTTCCTGGTAAAAAAGGTGGTATTTCACATTCTCCAGACTCTGATAATCAGCATGTGGATGGTGATTGGATCATTGTGAAGAAGCAGATAGTCAATATTTTGGTGCCTGCCGCACCTTGTAGCAAAAGAACCTTAATGGCAAGCCCAGGACCAAAAGACATGCATCCTATGCCCCCCGAAACAGCAAGTAATCACATGCAACTACCCATGGAGACATCTACCATGTATCCTTCAGGCAATGAACCTGAGAATACAAGTTTATTGACCGCCCCAAAGGAGATTTTGGATGTGAGAAGTGGTCCTCCTTCCATACCTAAAGCAACTTCAGTCAAGCAGCCAAGGGTTGTTAACAGAATCAATTCACAAAATCCACATCAAGTGAGTCTGATGAAGTCACCTAAGTTACTGGGATTATCTAATACATCGAAAGCTATTAAGCAGCCTAGAACATTGCTTGCACCAAGAAGATCTTGCAATTTGGTAATTTCTTTAAATCAAGGGCTGAGAGCATCGAACCTTGAGAGAAAGCTTGAACGAGCTGGTGGGCTGACTCAGTGGCTGACATCACTTGGACTAGGCCAGTTTGTTAGAATTTTTCAGGGGAAGAGTCTCAACAAGTATCAGCTGGTAAATTTAACCATGAAGAAGCTCAAGGATATGGGTGCCAATGCGGTGGGCCCTCGCCGGAAGCTCATACATGCCATCGACTGTGTTTGTCAACCATACTGTTTTGAGGCGTTATAG
- the LOC112755954 gene encoding amino acid transporter ANT1 — protein sequence MVNLDTGTVSQQLLEPRHSTKASKLQTLGNIIVSVVGTGVLSLPFAFRIAGWVAGSLGVAIVGVATYYCMLLLVTCRRKLASEEPLVEAITYGDLGYRSFGTSGRYMTEILILLAQSGGSVAYLVFIGQNLHSVFQSYGFAMSSFIFMLVPVEIGLSWIGSLSALAPFSIFADVCNVLAIGIVVKEDIQQILQGEFSFGQRTTITSNIGGLPFAAGMAVFCFEGFGMTLALENSMRDKSKFPRLLAQTFSGISFVYILFGFCGYMAFGEETRDIVTLNLPRDWSSLAVQVGLCMGLVFTFPIMLHPINEIVEGKYKIVRRDNDESARVGKIVIYISRAVVVVVLAVLASFVPEFGVFASFVGSTICSMMSFVLPATFHLKLFGPSLSTWQKALDFIVLLCGLFFAIYGTYNTVVGV from the exons ATGGTAAATCTTGACACCGGAACTGTGTCACAACAACTTTTGGAGCCTCGTCATTCAACCAAAGCTTCAAAGCTTCAAACTTTGGGGAACATCATAGTCTCTGTTGTTGGAACTGGAGTTCTAAGTCTCCCCTTTGCTTTTCGGATCGCTGGATGGGTTGCTGGGTCGCTTGGTGTTGCAATCGTCGGCGTAGCCACCTACTATTGCATGCTCCTTCTT GTTACGTGCAGACGGAAGTTGGCTTCAGAAGAACCACTAGTGGAAGCAATAACTTATGGAGACCTGGGTTATAGGAGCTTTGGAACCTCGGGTCGCTATATGACAGAGATTTTGATTTTGCTGGCACAGAGTGGAGGATCGGTTGCGTATTTGGTATTTATTGGACAAAATCTCCATTCTGTATTCCAAAGTTATGGATTTGCGATGAGCAGCTTTATATTTATGTTAGTGCCAGTTGAAATTGGATTGTCGTGGATAGGCAGCTTATCTGCTCTAGCACCCTTTAGCATTTTTGCTGATGTTTGCAATGTCCTAGCCATTGGAATTGTGGTGAAGGAAGATATACAACAGATCCTACAGGGTGAATTTTCGTTTGGACAAAGGACCACAATCACATCCAACATTGGGGGATTGCCATTTGCAGCAGGCATGGCGGTTTTTTGTTTTGAGGGTTTTGGAATGACACTAGCCCTAGAGAATTCTATGCGGGATAAATCCAAATTCCCAAGATTGCTGGCTCAAACTTTTAGTGGGATTTCATTTGTGTACATTCTTTTTGGGTTTTGTGGTTACATGGCTTTTGGCGAAGAAACCAGAGACATTGTGACTCTCAACCTCCCTAGAGATTGGTCATCTCTTGCAGTACAG GTAGGATTATGTATGGGGCTTGTATTCACATTCCCAATCATGTTACATCCAATTAATGAGATTGTTGAAGGTAAATACAAAATCGTCCGGAGGGACAATGATGAATCGGCAAGAGTAGGAAAGATTGTGATATACATCAGCCGTGCAGTGGTGGTGGTTGTGCTTGCAGTCTTGGCTTCTTTCGTGCCAGAATTCGGCGTGTTTGCATCATTTGTGGGGAGTACTATATGTTCAATGATGTCATTTGTATTGCCAGCCACATTTCACCTAAAACTGTTTGGCCCTTCTCTAAGCACTTGGCAGAAAGCCTTAGATTTTATTGTGTTACTCTGTGGATTATTCTTTGCTATTTATGGCACTTACAACACAGTGGTTGGAGTTTGA